The following proteins come from a genomic window of Mycolicibacterium rufum:
- a CDS encoding YoaK family protein — MAKDRWVVGSMLTLSFTTGILDAATYLGLHGVFTANMTGNLIFISLGITGEATIPVLRAFLALGGFALGAAAAGRFLRPGFAQWRIPAGILFVGVVLAASALAHGLGSGSTAVLDALTVALAFAMGVQAMAARRVGVGDVTTVVVTSTLAGLFGENRVTGRSADRALTVRRGLAVATMGLGAVVGALLMHVAVEVAIVVPAVLTIGVAVVLAVRSRGAARSPEEPSALRPVSR; from the coding sequence ATGGCCAAAGACCGATGGGTCGTGGGGTCGATGCTGACCCTGTCCTTCACGACGGGGATCCTCGACGCCGCAACGTATCTGGGGCTGCACGGCGTGTTCACGGCGAATATGACGGGCAACCTCATCTTCATCAGCCTCGGAATCACCGGCGAGGCAACGATTCCCGTGCTGCGAGCCTTCCTGGCGTTGGGCGGCTTCGCCCTCGGGGCCGCCGCGGCCGGACGGTTCCTGCGCCCCGGGTTCGCGCAGTGGCGGATCCCCGCCGGCATCCTGTTCGTCGGCGTGGTGCTCGCCGCTAGCGCGCTCGCGCACGGACTGGGTTCGGGCAGCACCGCCGTGCTGGACGCGCTAACCGTGGCGCTCGCGTTCGCGATGGGCGTGCAGGCGATGGCGGCCCGCCGTGTCGGCGTCGGGGACGTGACGACGGTGGTGGTCACCTCGACGCTCGCCGGCCTGTTCGGCGAGAACCGGGTGACCGGGCGCTCGGCCGATCGTGCGCTCACCGTGCGCCGCGGCCTCGCCGTCGCGACGATGGGGCTCGGCGCGGTCGTCGGGGCGCTGCTCATGCATGTCGCGGTCGAGGTCGCGATCGTGGTGCCTGCGGTGCTGACGATCGGCGTCGCGGTCGTGCTGGCCGTGCGCAGCCGCGGGGCAGCCCGGTCGCCCGAAGAGCCCAGCGCTCTGCGCCCCGTTTCTCGTTGA
- a CDS encoding PE-PPE domain-containing protein — translation MPSVASADTSDSTTSQSSASDAAGTPRPSVAHPRSLRRTSVDSPESIDAPTTQRRHSTTPRATATKLANRDHSDTDDPTPRRADKATRGVDPGADVAGSTTVRAAPETSPTPAEDAVAATTTVAVEVPTAVTANASTRPKPATPAQATLLSTLLAWTRRASARTAEPTTGGTNTSDLMATQAAAAAPLTVAAGSSSGIDLPASATVFTLRGMNVRKSSYNPMLKEYGGMFAKAPYTMVEVKYSAAWNRTSITEGVQLLDAALLSTPGDIIVMAHSEGAQVASRWMRTYADDPTRAALAGRVTFLLSGNPLRSSQGGGGQMIGLWENDGTRALPTPTTTPWAIVDVARRWDGWADWPDDTSNRIAVRNAKKGMTSFHFNYNNVDIYDPANTVWHEGNTTYVLTHENTPPIMRSLFANPTLASLLRGRVETGYQRPPNDIATPSRSAVTV, via the coding sequence ATGCCGAGTGTCGCGTCCGCCGACACCTCCGACTCCACCACGTCGCAGTCGTCCGCCAGTGACGCGGCCGGTACGCCACGACCGTCGGTCGCCCATCCCCGGTCCCTGCGTCGCACCTCGGTGGACAGCCCCGAGTCCATCGACGCGCCGACCACCCAGCGACGGCACAGCACCACCCCCCGCGCAACGGCGACGAAGCTGGCCAACAGAGACCACTCCGACACCGACGACCCGACGCCGCGACGAGCGGACAAGGCCACTCGCGGAGTCGATCCGGGTGCCGACGTCGCCGGTAGCACCACGGTGCGCGCGGCACCGGAGACCTCACCGACCCCCGCCGAAGACGCTGTCGCCGCCACCACAACGGTTGCCGTCGAGGTCCCTACAGCCGTCACCGCGAATGCTTCGACCCGCCCGAAGCCCGCGACTCCGGCGCAGGCCACGCTGCTGTCCACCCTGCTCGCATGGACGCGGCGGGCTTCCGCACGAACGGCGGAACCCACCACCGGCGGCACGAACACCAGCGATCTGATGGCCACGCAGGCGGCTGCCGCGGCACCGCTCACTGTCGCCGCCGGCAGCTCCTCGGGCATCGACCTGCCCGCGTCCGCCACGGTCTTCACCTTGCGTGGAATGAACGTCCGGAAGTCGTCCTACAACCCCATGCTGAAGGAGTACGGGGGCATGTTCGCGAAGGCTCCGTACACGATGGTGGAGGTGAAGTACTCAGCCGCGTGGAACCGGACGTCGATCACCGAAGGCGTCCAGTTGCTCGATGCCGCACTGCTTTCCACGCCGGGGGACATCATCGTCATGGCCCACTCCGAGGGTGCGCAGGTCGCCTCGCGGTGGATGCGCACCTACGCCGATGATCCGACCAGGGCGGCGCTGGCCGGCCGAGTCACGTTCCTGCTCAGCGGCAATCCGCTGCGCTCGAGCCAGGGCGGTGGAGGTCAGATGATCGGATTGTGGGAGAACGACGGAACCCGGGCACTTCCGACGCCGACGACCACGCCGTGGGCGATCGTTGACGTCGCCCGCCGGTGGGACGGCTGGGCCGACTGGCCCGACGACACCTCCAACAGGATCGCCGTCCGGAACGCCAAGAAAGGAATGACCAGCTTTCACTTCAACTACAACAACGTCGACATCTACGACCCGGCGAACACCGTCTGGCACGAGGGGAACACCACGTACGTGTTGACGCACGAGAACACCCCGCCGATCATGCGCTCGCTCTTCGCCAACCCCACCCTCGCCAGTCTCCTCAGAGGCCGGGTGGAAACCGGATATCAGCGCCCGCCCAACGACATCGCCACTCCATCGCGCTCTGCCGTGACTGTCTGA
- a CDS encoding PE-PPE domain-containing protein, with protein sequence MKVPTTLSTSLPTRPRPAKPAQVALLSTLLAWTRRASGQTPDPTGGVTDTSAPTPAQVVTTAPRTATAASTSAGINLPASATVFTLRGMNVLGSTTSPMPKQYGGMFAKAPYTMVELKYTAAWNKTSITEGVQILDAALLSTPGDIIVMAHSEGAQVASRWMRTYANDPTRAALASRVTFLLSGNPLRSSQGGGGQMIGGWENDGTRALPTPTTTPWPIIDVARRWDGWADWPSDTTNKVAVRNATIGMTTFHTNYTNVNLYDPANTVWHNGNTTYVLTHENTPPLISMYLFADPNFVSVVRGQVEAAYRRPANDTPVPVVPTTSAYYQKILVKLGIPNAAPSRSAVTA encoded by the coding sequence GTGAAGGTTCCGACGACGCTCAGCACGAGCCTGCCGACGCGTCCCAGGCCGGCGAAGCCGGCGCAGGTCGCGCTGCTGTCCACCCTGCTCGCGTGGACTCGGCGGGCGTCCGGGCAGACGCCTGACCCGACCGGCGGCGTCACGGACACCAGTGCACCGACTCCCGCGCAGGTGGTCACCACGGCACCACGCACCGCCACCGCCGCCAGCACGTCGGCGGGCATCAACCTTCCGGCGTCCGCCACGGTCTTCACGTTGCGCGGCATGAACGTCCTGGGGTCCACCACCAGCCCGATGCCGAAGCAGTACGGCGGCATGTTCGCGAAGGCTCCCTACACGATGGTGGAGTTGAAGTACACCGCCGCGTGGAACAAGACGTCGATCACCGAGGGTGTCCAAATCCTCGATGCCGCTTTGCTTTCCACGCCGGGGGACATCATCGTCATGGCGCATTCCGAAGGTGCGCAGGTCGCCTCGCGATGGATGCGCACCTACGCCAACGACCCGACCAGGGCAGCGCTGGCCAGCCGAGTTACGTTTCTGCTCAGCGGTAACCCGCTGCGCTCGAGCCAGGGCGGTGGCGGCCAGATGATCGGCGGCTGGGAGAACGACGGCACCCGGGCACTTCCGACCCCGACCACCACGCCGTGGCCGATCATCGACGTCGCCCGCCGGTGGGACGGTTGGGCGGACTGGCCCTCCGACACCACCAACAAGGTCGCCGTCCGCAACGCGACGATCGGGATGACGACGTTCCACACGAACTACACCAACGTCAACCTCTACGACCCGGCGAACACCGTCTGGCACAACGGGAACACCACGTACGTGTTGACGCACGAGAACACCCCACCGCTCATCAGCATGTACCTCTTCGCCGACCCCAACTTCGTCAGCGTCGTCAGAGGTCAGGTCGAGGCCGCATATCGCCGTCCGGCCAACGACACTCCGGTCCCCGTCGTGCCCACGACGAGCGCCTACTACCAGAAGATCCTGGTCAAACTGGGCATCCCGAACGCCGCCCCGTCGCGATCGGCCGTGACAGCCTGA